A single region of the Variovorax paradoxus genome encodes:
- a CDS encoding ABC transporter ATP-binding protein: MDPSTSSSILQLEDLGFAYPDQPALASGWSVAVGEGVTLLYGDTGTGKSTLLRVMAGALAATGRLTAVGARLDLAPDAYRRNVFFCDPTTEAFDQVTAHACTATLSEGDAGFDEASWQGLVEGFALAPHLEKPMYMLSTGSKRKVWLAAALASGRPLVLLDEPTGALDARSIHHLWNALARRAAQPGRAVVVASSERVTAVPLAGCIELPLR, translated from the coding sequence ATGGATCCTTCAACTTCTTCCTCGATCCTTCAACTCGAGGATCTGGGCTTCGCGTACCCGGACCAGCCCGCGCTGGCGTCCGGGTGGTCCGTGGCCGTCGGGGAGGGCGTCACGCTGCTGTATGGCGACACCGGCACCGGAAAGTCCACCTTGCTCCGCGTGATGGCCGGCGCGCTGGCTGCGACCGGGCGGCTGACGGCAGTGGGCGCGCGGCTCGACCTCGCACCCGATGCCTATCGCCGGAACGTCTTCTTCTGCGACCCAACGACGGAAGCCTTCGACCAGGTCACGGCCCATGCATGCACGGCAACGCTCAGCGAAGGTGATGCGGGTTTCGATGAGGCTTCATGGCAAGGCCTCGTCGAAGGCTTCGCACTGGCCCCGCATCTGGAGAAACCGATGTACATGCTCTCGACCGGCTCGAAGCGCAAGGTGTGGCTGGCGGCAGCACTGGCATCGGGACGTCCGCTGGTGCTGCTCGACGAGCCTACGGGTGCGCTCGATGCCCGATCGATTCATCACCTGTGGAATGCGCTGGCCCGGCGCGCCGCGCAGCCCGGCCGCGCCGTCGTCGTTGCGAGCAGCGAACGCGTCACCGCGGTGCCGCTTGCAGGCTGCATCGAGCTGCCGCTGCGCTGA
- a CDS encoding LysR substrate-binding domain-containing protein, whose amino-acid sequence MNEISSPVRRARSLPPLLSMRAFEAAAAHLSFQRAAHELSVTPSAISHQVRALEDTLGRPLFRRLTRQLALTPAGQRLFDDLRAGFDALEAGIERLRQPAALQAVTLTTNTAFAARWVLPRMAGFRKACPGIELRLHASDTLVDLARGDADIAVRSGSGNWPGLTVSELMTEQYAPLCSSMLGLKRVSDLPKHQLIHADWQPGAAAPATWPRWFREAGIAPPRGRSMKAAGLSFSDETHAILAALAGHGVALLSLTLAAEELRSGALVQPFGPALDTGSYFLATAQGRENEPAIRGVWDWIASQAAAAA is encoded by the coding sequence ATGAACGAAATCAGCTCACCTGTTCGCCGGGCGCGCAGCTTGCCGCCACTGCTCTCGATGCGCGCATTCGAAGCGGCGGCCGCGCACCTGAGCTTCCAGCGTGCGGCGCACGAGCTTTCCGTGACGCCATCGGCCATCAGCCACCAGGTGCGCGCGCTGGAAGACACGCTGGGCCGGCCGCTGTTTCGCCGGCTCACGCGGCAGCTGGCTTTGACACCCGCGGGCCAGCGGCTTTTCGACGACCTGCGCGCGGGCTTCGACGCGCTGGAGGCAGGAATCGAAAGGCTGCGCCAGCCTGCCGCACTGCAGGCCGTCACGCTCACCACCAACACCGCTTTTGCCGCCCGCTGGGTGCTGCCCCGCATGGCCGGCTTTCGCAAGGCGTGCCCCGGCATCGAACTGCGGCTGCACGCCAGCGATACGCTCGTCGACCTGGCGCGCGGCGACGCCGACATAGCCGTGCGGTCAGGCAGCGGCAACTGGCCCGGCCTCACGGTGAGCGAGTTGATGACCGAACAGTACGCGCCGCTGTGCAGCTCGATGCTCGGCCTGAAGCGCGTGAGCGATTTGCCGAAGCACCAGCTGATTCACGCCGATTGGCAGCCCGGCGCCGCTGCGCCCGCAACCTGGCCGCGGTGGTTTCGCGAGGCCGGCATCGCACCGCCCCGCGGCCGATCCATGAAGGCTGCAGGCCTCTCGTTCTCGGACGAAACCCACGCCATCCTCGCCGCACTCGCAGGCCATGGTGTGGCACTGCTCAGCCTCACGCTGGCTGCCGAAGAATTGCGCAGCGGCGCGCTGGTGCAGCCCTTCGGCCCCGCGCTCGACACCGGAAGCTACTTTCTCGCGACGGCGCAGGGACGCGAAAATGAACCGGCGATTCGCGGCGTCTGGGACTGGATCGCGTCGCAGGCCGCGGCCGCTGCTTGA
- a CDS encoding Bug family tripartite tricarboxylate transporter substrate binding protein, with translation MQRRSLIQAAGAAAATLGVPRLFAQEWPSGPVRIVVGFPPGGGTDALARVVAQKLTTMWNQQVIVENKGGVAGVLAAEYVSQQPSDGSTLLMAHINSHALAPSLQPKLRYSVERDFVPIVLVGVTPNLLIASPAQKALTVNDIVSACKTSPGTVSFGSAGAGSAQHLALEMFKLQAKVDALHVPYKGSGPLLADLMGGQIQYSFETMTAATPHVKSGRVLAVAQTRAKRAKGHPNVPTMQEQGFAGFEATTWYGLAGPGKLPQPVAEKINRDVNTVLAMPDVQEKLDTYGAEDGGGSQDKFKQFIATEIAKWAKVVKDGKVHVDT, from the coding sequence ATGCAGAGACGTTCGCTGATTCAAGCCGCGGGTGCCGCGGCCGCCACGCTGGGCGTGCCCCGGCTCTTCGCGCAGGAGTGGCCCAGCGGGCCGGTGCGCATCGTGGTGGGGTTTCCGCCGGGCGGAGGCACCGATGCACTCGCGCGCGTGGTCGCACAAAAGCTCACGACGATGTGGAACCAGCAGGTCATCGTCGAGAACAAGGGCGGCGTGGCGGGCGTGCTGGCGGCCGAATACGTGTCGCAGCAGCCCAGCGACGGCAGCACGCTGCTCATGGCGCACATCAACAGCCACGCGCTCGCGCCCAGCCTGCAGCCCAAGCTGCGCTACAGCGTGGAACGCGACTTCGTCCCGATCGTGCTCGTGGGTGTCACGCCCAACCTGCTGATTGCCAGCCCGGCGCAGAAGGCGCTCACGGTGAACGACATCGTGTCAGCGTGCAAGACCTCGCCCGGCACTGTGAGCTTCGGCTCCGCAGGAGCCGGTTCGGCACAGCACCTTGCACTCGAAATGTTCAAGCTGCAGGCCAAGGTGGACGCCCTGCATGTGCCGTACAAAGGCAGCGGCCCGCTGCTGGCCGACCTGATGGGCGGCCAGATTCAATACAGCTTCGAAACCATGACCGCAGCCACGCCGCACGTAAAAAGCGGCCGCGTGCTCGCCGTGGCGCAGACCCGGGCCAAACGCGCCAAGGGTCACCCCAACGTTCCCACGATGCAGGAGCAAGGCTTCGCAGGTTTCGAGGCCACCACGTGGTACGGCCTGGCCGGCCCGGGCAAGCTGCCGCAGCCGGTAGCCGAAAAGATCAACCGCGACGTGAACACGGTGCTCGCGATGCCCGACGTGCAGGAAAAGCTCGACACCTACGGCGCGGAGGACGGTGGCGGCTCTCAGGACAAGTTCAAGCAGTTCATCGCCACCGAGATCGCCAAGTGGGCCAAGGTGGTGAAGGATGGCAAGGTGCATGTGGATACTTGA
- a CDS encoding aldo/keto reductase, whose product MEQRFLGRSGFKVPALGFGAGTFGGQGPLFSAWGNTDVEGARGIVDLALDAGVTLFDTADVYSNGASESILGAALKGRRDKAIISTKLSLRSGDGPNDVGASRHHLIAATEAALKRLNTDYIDILQLHAFDAMTPVDMVLDTLDDLVRAGKVRLIGASNFSGWQLMKSLAASDRLGLQRFVANQTYYSLIGRDYEFELMPLGIDQGLGAIVWSPLGWGRLTGKVRRGQPLPAGSRLHETAGFAPPVEDERLYRVVDAMDQVAEETGKTVPQIALNWLLLRPSVSSVLIGARNEEQFKQNLGALGWQLSAEQIKRLDAASAVTPPYPYYPYWNGQFAERSPVAV is encoded by the coding sequence ATGGAACAACGCTTTCTCGGCCGCTCCGGCTTCAAGGTTCCCGCGCTCGGCTTCGGCGCCGGCACCTTCGGCGGGCAAGGCCCGCTCTTCAGCGCCTGGGGCAACACCGACGTCGAGGGCGCGCGCGGCATCGTCGACCTGGCGCTCGATGCCGGCGTGACGCTGTTCGACACGGCCGACGTGTATTCGAACGGCGCGTCGGAATCGATACTCGGCGCGGCACTCAAGGGCCGGCGCGACAAGGCCATCATCTCGACCAAGCTCTCGCTGCGCTCGGGAGACGGGCCGAACGACGTCGGCGCCTCGCGCCACCACCTGATCGCTGCAACGGAGGCCGCGCTCAAGCGCCTGAACACCGACTACATCGACATCCTGCAACTGCACGCCTTCGATGCGATGACGCCAGTCGACATGGTGCTCGACACGCTCGACGACCTGGTGCGCGCGGGCAAGGTGCGGCTCATCGGCGCATCGAATTTCTCGGGCTGGCAACTGATGAAATCGCTTGCCGCCTCCGACCGGCTCGGGCTGCAGCGCTTCGTGGCCAACCAGACCTACTACTCGCTGATCGGCCGCGACTACGAATTCGAACTGATGCCGCTGGGCATCGACCAGGGCCTTGGCGCCATCGTGTGGAGCCCATTGGGCTGGGGCCGTCTCACCGGCAAGGTGCGGCGCGGCCAACCGCTGCCCGCCGGAAGCCGCCTGCACGAAACCGCCGGCTTCGCACCGCCCGTGGAGGACGAGCGCCTGTACCGCGTGGTCGATGCGATGGACCAGGTGGCCGAGGAAACCGGCAAGACCGTGCCGCAGATCGCGCTTAACTGGCTGCTGCTGCGGCCCAGCGTGTCGAGCGTGCTGATCGGTGCGCGCAACGAAGAGCAGTTCAAGCAGAACCTAGGCGCGCTCGGATGGCAGCTCAGCGCGGAGCAGATCAAGCGGCTCGATGCGGCCAGCGCCGTGACGCCGCCCTATCCTTACTACCCGTACTGGAACGGGCAGTTCGCCGAGCGCAGCCCTGTGGCGGTGTGA
- a CDS encoding LysR substrate-binding domain-containing protein, with protein MPRIDVNRSGEMEAFVQVVECGGFSAAARLLDMTPSAVSKLVARLELRLGIQLVHRSTRKLQLTPEGLHFYERSTRVLADMDEAERCAAAGAVPRGRVSINASVSFGHHKLVPLVPRLLELHPQITLDIALTDRIVDLMDERADIAIRWGQLPSSDLVARRLGETSQAIVASPGYLAKYGTPHTPQELEAHNRLGWSYRRNTPDWPLRVDGRMVSLPVAGPVRAGDGETLRQLAIAGAGVARLSLYHIQHDIDAGRLVPLLHEFNPGEVEPIHAVYIGKAGTLPARVRAVLDFLVACSGVGGGRYTVKRTEPMPANSAVT; from the coding sequence ATGCCGCGTATCGACGTAAATCGCTCCGGCGAAATGGAAGCCTTCGTGCAAGTGGTCGAGTGCGGCGGCTTTTCCGCCGCGGCGCGCCTGCTCGACATGACGCCTTCCGCGGTGAGCAAGCTGGTGGCGCGGCTCGAATTGCGCCTGGGCATTCAGCTGGTGCACCGCTCCACGCGCAAGCTGCAGCTCACCCCGGAAGGCCTGCACTTTTACGAGCGCAGCACGCGCGTGCTGGCCGACATGGACGAGGCCGAGCGCTGCGCCGCAGCGGGCGCCGTGCCGCGAGGGCGCGTGAGCATCAACGCCAGCGTGTCTTTCGGGCACCACAAGCTGGTACCGCTGGTTCCGCGCCTGCTCGAGCTGCATCCGCAGATCACGCTGGACATTGCGCTGACCGACCGCATCGTCGACCTGATGGACGAGCGCGCGGACATCGCAATCCGATGGGGGCAGTTGCCGTCTTCCGACCTGGTGGCGCGCCGCCTCGGCGAAACCAGCCAGGCGATCGTGGCCTCACCCGGCTATCTTGCGAAGTACGGCACGCCGCACACGCCGCAAGAACTGGAAGCGCACAACAGGCTGGGCTGGAGCTACCGGCGCAATACGCCGGATTGGCCCTTGCGCGTCGATGGGCGAATGGTCTCGTTGCCCGTGGCCGGCCCGGTGCGCGCGGGCGACGGCGAAACCTTGCGGCAGTTGGCGATCGCAGGCGCCGGCGTGGCGCGGCTGTCGCTGTATCACATACAGCACGACATCGATGCGGGCCGGCTGGTGCCGCTGCTGCACGAATTCAACCCGGGCGAGGTGGAGCCGATCCACGCGGTGTACATCGGCAAGGCCGGCACCTTGCCTGCGCGGGTGCGCGCGGTGCTCGACTTTCTGGTGGCGTGCTCGGGCGTGGGAGGAGGGCGCTACACGGTCAAGCGGACCGAGCCGATGCCCGCAAATTCCGCCGTGACCTGA
- a CDS encoding glutathione S-transferase family protein has translation MAELILHHYNTSPFSEKVRLILGAKKLPWKSVLIPAIMPKPEVGVLTGGYRKTPFLQIGADIYCDSALIADVLEHLEPEATLYPEPEKGMSRILSQWADTTLFWAAMAWNLQPRGVAEVFAKAPPEAAKAFGEDRAKMSTGNMTRLRPADATSAYKSYLRRLSDMLDDKPYLLGEAPCIADFSAYHPLWYTRRIESVRTILDLTPAVVDWMDRMAAIGHGAPERSNPDEAIAIAKAATPHTLLTDSTFQDDHGIPLGSAVTVRAESFGLEETPGTLVAATRTHYTLERSHERVGTVHVHFPRIGYVLKQAEA, from the coding sequence ATGGCCGAACTCATCCTGCACCACTACAACACCTCGCCGTTTTCCGAAAAGGTGCGGCTCATCCTCGGCGCGAAGAAGCTGCCGTGGAAGTCCGTTCTCATTCCGGCCATCATGCCCAAGCCCGAGGTGGGGGTGCTCACCGGCGGCTACCGCAAGACGCCGTTCCTGCAGATCGGCGCCGACATCTATTGCGACAGCGCGCTCATCGCCGACGTGCTGGAGCATCTCGAGCCCGAGGCCACGCTCTACCCGGAACCCGAAAAGGGCATGTCGCGCATCCTCTCGCAGTGGGCCGACACCACGCTGTTCTGGGCCGCCATGGCCTGGAACCTGCAGCCCCGCGGCGTGGCCGAGGTGTTTGCCAAGGCCCCGCCCGAAGCCGCCAAGGCCTTCGGCGAAGACCGCGCGAAGATGAGCACAGGCAACATGACGCGGCTGCGCCCCGCCGACGCAACCAGTGCGTACAAGTCGTACCTGCGCCGCCTGTCCGATATGCTCGACGACAAGCCTTACCTGCTGGGCGAAGCGCCGTGCATTGCCGATTTTTCGGCATACCACCCGCTCTGGTACACCCGTCGCATCGAATCGGTGAGAACCATCCTCGACCTGACGCCCGCGGTGGTCGACTGGATGGATCGCATGGCCGCCATCGGCCACGGTGCGCCTGAAAGATCGAACCCCGACGAAGCCATTGCCATTGCCAAGGCCGCAACGCCGCACACGCTGCTGACCGACAGCACCTTTCAGGACGACCACGGCATTCCCCTCGGCAGCGCAGTCACGGTCCGCGCAGAAAGCTTCGGCCTCGAGGAAACGCCCGGCACGCTGGTGGCCGCCACGCGCACGCACTACACGCTGGAGCGCAGCCACGAGCGGGTGGGCACGGTGCACGTGCATTTCCCGCGCATCGGCTACGTGCTGAAGCAGGCCGAAGCCTGA
- a CDS encoding SDR family oxidoreductase: MIQDFKGKTAVLTGAGSGFGLECARIGAARGMNLVLVDVQQDALDKAQAEMEAAGAQVLARKVDVSDAAQMEALALAVKERFGAPHFVFNNAGVGAGGLVWENTVADWEWVLGVDLWGVIHGVRLFTPMMLEAAAKDPSYRGHITNTASMAGLLTPPNMGIYNAAKAAVVSLTETLYQDLNLVTDQIGASLLCPYFVPTGITSSERNRPNAPKETELTKSQLIGQAMSNKAVSSGKITAAEVAAKVFEAISGNQFYVFSHPKALGNVRSRMENIVAVKNPADPFLERPEIGQKLREQLRAA, translated from the coding sequence ATGATTCAGGACTTCAAGGGCAAGACGGCCGTACTCACCGGCGCAGGTTCGGGCTTTGGGCTGGAGTGCGCACGCATCGGTGCCGCGCGCGGCATGAACCTGGTGCTGGTCGACGTGCAGCAAGACGCGCTCGACAAAGCTCAAGCCGAGATGGAAGCCGCCGGCGCGCAGGTGCTGGCCCGCAAGGTCGACGTGTCCGACGCGGCGCAGATGGAGGCGCTGGCCCTTGCGGTGAAAGAACGCTTCGGCGCGCCGCACTTCGTGTTCAACAACGCCGGCGTGGGCGCGGGCGGCCTGGTGTGGGAAAACACGGTGGCCGACTGGGAGTGGGTGCTCGGCGTCGACTTGTGGGGCGTGATTCACGGCGTGCGCCTGTTCACGCCGATGATGCTCGAAGCCGCCGCCAAAGACCCGAGCTACCGCGGACACATCACCAACACGGCCAGCATGGCGGGGCTGCTCACGCCGCCCAACATGGGCATCTACAACGCCGCCAAGGCTGCGGTGGTGAGCCTGACCGAAACGCTTTACCAGGACCTGAACCTGGTGACCGACCAGATCGGGGCGAGCCTGCTGTGCCCGTATTTCGTGCCCACCGGCATCACGAGCAGCGAGCGCAATCGCCCGAATGCGCCGAAGGAGACCGAGCTCACCAAGAGCCAGCTGATCGGCCAGGCCATGAGCAACAAGGCGGTGAGCAGCGGCAAGATCACGGCGGCGGAGGTGGCGGCGAAGGTGTTCGAGGCCATCAGTGGCAACCAGTTCTACGTGTTCAGCCATCCGAAGGCGCTGGGCAATGTGCGCAGCCGCATGGAGAACATCGTGGCCGTCAAGAACCCCGCGGACCCGTTTCTCGAGCGGCCCGAGATCGGGCAGAAGTTACGGGAGCAGTTGCGGGCGGCTTGA
- a CDS encoding MFS transporter, translating to MPIALLALTAGAFGIGTTEFVIMGLLMQVSADLHVSITAAGLLISGYALGVAVGAPMLTIATRKLPRKTVLLALMAIFTLGNLACALAPNYELLMAARVVTSLAHGTFFGVGSVVATGLVAPERRASAIAIMFTGLTAATLLGVPAGAWLGLQYEWRATFWAVTLIGVLAFAVLAIFVPRVKGQAKPAPLRDELAVLARPQVLLGLAMTVLGFAGVFVVFTYIQPLLTQVTGLPESAVSPILLVFGGGLAVGNILGGKLADRATMPAVIGTLVALAAVLGAMQFTIGTPFTAVVFVGLLGIASFATVAPMQLRVLEKASGAGQNLASSLNIAAFNLGNALGAWAGGAVIDHGPGLRSLGWVAALLTLVGLAIALWSRSLDRRESNNGAPADCASSAQA from the coding sequence ATGCCAATTGCTCTACTCGCCCTTACCGCCGGTGCCTTCGGAATAGGCACCACTGAATTCGTCATCATGGGCCTGCTGATGCAGGTTTCGGCGGATCTTCATGTCTCCATTACCGCCGCCGGACTGCTTATTTCGGGCTATGCGCTCGGCGTTGCGGTCGGCGCGCCCATGCTCACCATTGCCACCCGCAAGCTGCCGCGCAAGACGGTGCTGCTCGCGCTGATGGCGATCTTCACGCTCGGCAACCTGGCTTGTGCGCTCGCGCCCAACTACGAACTGCTGATGGCTGCGCGCGTGGTCACCTCGCTTGCGCACGGCACCTTCTTCGGCGTGGGCTCGGTCGTGGCCACGGGCCTGGTGGCACCGGAGCGCCGCGCCTCGGCCATTGCCATCATGTTCACCGGCCTCACGGCCGCCACGCTGCTCGGCGTGCCTGCGGGCGCATGGCTTGGCCTGCAGTATGAATGGCGCGCCACCTTCTGGGCCGTGACGCTGATCGGCGTGCTGGCATTTGCAGTGCTCGCGATCTTCGTGCCTCGCGTCAAGGGCCAAGCCAAGCCGGCGCCGCTGCGCGACGAGCTTGCGGTGCTCGCACGCCCCCAGGTGCTGCTGGGCCTGGCGATGACGGTGCTCGGCTTTGCGGGCGTGTTCGTCGTGTTCACCTACATCCAGCCCTTGCTGACGCAAGTCACTGGTCTGCCTGAATCGGCGGTGTCTCCGATCCTGCTGGTGTTCGGCGGCGGCCTTGCCGTGGGCAACATTCTGGGTGGAAAGCTGGCCGACCGCGCAACGATGCCCGCCGTGATCGGCACGCTGGTGGCACTGGCCGCCGTTCTCGGTGCGATGCAGTTCACCATCGGCACGCCATTCACCGCCGTCGTGTTCGTCGGCCTGCTCGGCATCGCTTCTTTCGCGACGGTGGCGCCCATGCAGTTGCGCGTGCTCGAGAAGGCCTCGGGTGCCGGGCAGAACCTGGCCTCGAGCCTCAACATCGCGGCCTTCAACCTGGGCAACGCGCTCGGCGCGTGGGCGGGCGGCGCCGTCATCGACCACGGCCCTGGCCTGCGCTCGCTAGGCTGGGTGGCAGCGCTGCTCACGCTGGTGGGCCTGGCGATTGCACTCTGGAGCCGCTCGCTCGATCGGCGCGAGAGCAACAACGGCGCTCCGGCCGACTGCGCCTCTTCGGCGCAGGCCTGA
- a CDS encoding 2-keto-4-pentenoate hydratase, producing the protein MTALADALVAARRSNTTLDAASWTDALQDATQAYEVQDAVAAALGWFGNTSIPAHWKSGGASRNLTLTHAPLPPHGVRKSPADFSDLAFHSPGIEAEIALRLGQDVTPAMAAKLDHQDTASLIDAMAVSVEIVDSRWQDLAATPPLLRLADSQVHGALVLSEWQPYAAVDWASQRCETKVGASETVVREGTHPLADPAWLLPIWLRHITRHGQTAPAGTVVTTGSWVGIVPCRRGDQVTAEFAGIGSVRLTV; encoded by the coding sequence ATGACAGCCCTCGCAGACGCACTCGTTGCCGCCCGCCGAAGCAACACCACTCTCGATGCCGCCTCCTGGACCGACGCGCTGCAAGATGCCACGCAAGCCTACGAAGTCCAGGACGCAGTAGCGGCTGCGCTCGGCTGGTTTGGTAACACCAGCATCCCGGCCCATTGGAAATCCGGCGGCGCCTCGAGGAACCTGACGCTCACGCATGCGCCGCTGCCTCCACACGGCGTGCGCAAGAGTCCGGCGGACTTCAGCGACCTGGCCTTTCACTCGCCCGGCATCGAAGCTGAAATCGCCCTGCGCCTCGGACAAGACGTAACGCCCGCCATGGCCGCGAAGCTCGACCATCAAGACACGGCTTCGCTGATCGACGCCATGGCAGTTTCGGTCGAAATCGTTGATTCACGCTGGCAAGACCTGGCCGCTACCCCTCCATTGCTTCGCCTTGCCGATTCGCAAGTGCATGGCGCCCTGGTGCTCAGCGAATGGCAGCCCTATGCGGCTGTCGACTGGGCTTCGCAGCGCTGCGAAACCAAAGTCGGCGCGTCGGAAACCGTGGTGCGCGAAGGCACCCATCCGCTGGCCGATCCCGCATGGCTGCTGCCCATCTGGCTGCGCCACATCACGCGCCACGGCCAAACTGCGCCGGCCGGAACCGTGGTTACCACGGGCTCGTGGGTCGGCATCGTGCCCTGCCGCCGCGGCGATCAGGTCACGGCGGAATTTGCGGGCATCGGCTCGGTCCGCTTGACCGTGTAG
- a CDS encoding pyridoxal-phosphate-dependent aminotransferase family protein, translating into MLQLDIHPTGRHFLQIPGPSPVPDRILRAMSLPTIDHRGPEFGTLGLKVLGGIKQIFKTRHPVAIYPASGTGAWEAALANTLSPGDHVLMYETGHFASLWQKMATRLGLSTEFLAWTGKDEQLPAAPSWRRGVQADLIEARLRKDTEKKIKAVCVVHNETSTGVTSDIASVRKAIDAAGHPALLMVDSISGLASADFRHDEWGVDVTISGSQKGLMLPPGISFNALSPRALEASKSAKLPRAFWAWDEIVEMNKDGYWPYTPNTNLLYGLSESLDMLLGEGLDNVFARHQRWAAGVRAAVNAWGLPIQCADPAVYSPVLTGVITPEGVDADALRRLIHQRFDLSLGTGLGKLKGRMFRMGHLGDSNDLTLVAMVAGVEMGMKLTGIKLAGSGVQAAMDHFASHAAAPANLQKAA; encoded by the coding sequence ATGCTGCAACTCGACATCCACCCCACCGGCCGCCACTTCCTCCAGATTCCCGGCCCGAGCCCGGTGCCCGACCGCATCCTGCGGGCCATGAGCCTGCCGACCATCGACCACCGTGGGCCCGAGTTCGGCACGCTCGGGCTCAAGGTGCTCGGCGGCATCAAGCAGATCTTCAAGACCCGGCATCCGGTTGCCATCTACCCTGCTTCCGGCACGGGCGCCTGGGAGGCGGCTTTGGCCAACACGCTGAGCCCGGGCGACCACGTGTTGATGTACGAAACCGGGCACTTCGCATCGCTGTGGCAAAAAATGGCCACACGGCTCGGCCTTTCGACCGAGTTCCTCGCGTGGACGGGGAAGGACGAACAACTGCCCGCCGCGCCCAGCTGGCGCCGCGGCGTGCAGGCCGACCTCATCGAGGCGCGCCTGCGCAAGGACACTGAAAAGAAGATCAAGGCTGTGTGCGTGGTGCACAACGAAACCTCCACCGGCGTCACATCCGACATCGCCTCGGTGCGCAAGGCCATCGATGCAGCGGGCCACCCCGCGCTACTGATGGTCGACAGCATTTCGGGCCTTGCAAGCGCCGATTTCCGGCACGACGAATGGGGTGTGGACGTCACCATCAGCGGCTCGCAAAAGGGCTTGATGCTGCCGCCGGGCATCAGCTTCAACGCGCTTTCGCCGCGTGCGCTCGAAGCCTCGAAAAGCGCGAAGCTGCCGCGCGCCTTCTGGGCCTGGGACGAGATCGTGGAGATGAACAAGGACGGCTACTGGCCCTACACGCCCAACACCAACCTGCTCTACGGCCTCTCGGAGTCGCTCGACATGCTGCTTGGCGAAGGGTTGGACAACGTGTTTGCGCGCCACCAGCGCTGGGCTGCCGGCGTGCGCGCGGCGGTCAACGCCTGGGGCCTGCCGATCCAATGCGCCGACCCGGCCGTGTACTCGCCCGTGCTCACCGGCGTGATCACGCCCGAGGGCGTGGATGCCGACGCGCTGCGCCGCCTGATTCATCAGCGCTTCGATCTTTCGCTGGGCACCGGCCTCGGCAAGCTCAAGGGCCGCATGTTCCGCATGGGCCATCTGGGCGACAGCAACGACCTGACGCTGGTGGCCATGGTGGCGGGCGTCGAAATGGGCATGAAGCTCACAGGTATCAAGCTGGCGGGTAGCGGCGTGCAGGCCGCGATGGATCATTTCGCGAGCCACGCGGCAGCCCCCGCCAACCTGCAGAAAGCCGCGTAG
- a CDS encoding FMN-dependent NADH-azoreductase has translation MTMNLLHIDTSARPGLSGIDPHGSHTRRLSARFVERWRKARPNDRVDYLDVGQHPPAHVNGRWIHAAFTPPAEREPWMAEALAESDRLVDQLIAADVIVVGLPMYNFSVPAQFKAYIDNIVRVGRTFGFDRARGAVPYWPMLADAGKRMVLLGARGDHGYGPGGRIAHLNHTESSVRSVFGYIGITDVYEAAVESDEFGGEELAQSLRRAEQEVDGLVDQLSGTVANERSVDAALA, from the coding sequence ATGACCATGAACCTACTCCATATCGACACCAGCGCCCGTCCCGGGCTTTCGGGCATCGATCCTCACGGCTCGCACACGCGCCGGCTCTCGGCGCGCTTTGTCGAGCGTTGGCGCAAGGCTCGCCCGAACGATCGCGTCGACTATCTCGATGTGGGTCAGCACCCGCCGGCGCATGTCAATGGCCGCTGGATTCATGCGGCCTTCACTCCGCCGGCCGAGCGTGAGCCCTGGATGGCCGAGGCACTGGCCGAGAGCGACCGGCTCGTCGACCAGCTGATTGCCGCCGACGTGATCGTGGTGGGCTTGCCGATGTACAACTTCAGCGTGCCCGCGCAGTTCAAGGCCTACATCGACAATATCGTGCGCGTGGGGCGCACCTTTGGGTTCGATCGCGCACGCGGCGCCGTGCCGTATTGGCCGATGCTCGCGGACGCGGGCAAGCGCATGGTGCTGCTCGGCGCGCGCGGCGACCACGGCTACGGCCCGGGCGGACGCATCGCGCACCTGAACCACACCGAAAGCTCGGTGCGCTCCGTGTTCGGCTACATCGGCATTACCGATGTGTATGAGGCGGCGGTGGAGTCCGACGAGTTCGGCGGCGAGGAGCTCGCGCAATCGCTTCGCAGGGCCGAGCAGGAAGTCGACGGGCTGGTGGACCAGCTCAGTGGCACGGTGGCGAATGAGCGCTCTGTCGACGCTGCACTCGCCTAG